In one window of Oryza sativa Japonica Group chromosome 9, ASM3414082v1 DNA:
- the LOC9271794 gene encoding uncharacterized protein: MDRNTLGHSNLLEELKESVKHTKGKQEDSFGETAKNDHVDHSDLESSNLPDPGKKNVPKDLEALAGAKKDVPEEVEFIEMNSNDLDNKMRRNIGKRNRQDDNGSKTKKSSNRNVQGHGTSRSVKGRTTELTPDPTKHAMGRGATRLTLPHGFV, translated from the exons ATGGATAGAAACACCTTGGGACATAGCAACTTATTAGAGGAATTGAAGGAATCAGTCAAGCATACGAAG GGAAAACAAGAAGATAGTTTTGGAGAGACAGCAAAGAATGATCATGTTGATCATTCCGATCTAGAATCCTCAAACTTACCTGATCCAGGAAAGAAAAACGTACCAAAAGATTTGGAAGCTCTAGCTGGGGCTAAAAAGGATGTACCTGAGGAAGTGGAATTTATTGAAATGAATTCCAATGATTTAGACAACAAGATGAGGAGGAACATTGGAAAGAGAAATCGTCAAGATGATAATGGGAGTAAAACAAAG AAATCGTCTAATCGTAATGTGCAAGGTCACG GAACTAGTAGGTCCGTGAAAGGAAGGACAACAGAACTAACTCCAG ATCCTACTAAACACGCAATGGGAAGGGGGGCAACCAGACTCACACTTCCTCACGGTTTTGTGTAG
- the LOC4346582 gene encoding glucan endo-1,3-beta-glucosidase 5 yields MGAFAAALLALLLAAMAAPPAEAAVGVNWGTLSSHRVPPPVVVDLLRANRIGKVKLFDADPAVLRALAGSGLQVMVGVTNAELAAVAGSPAAADAWVAQNVSRYVGRGGVDIRYIAVGNEPFLTSYQGQFQSYVIPAMTNIQQSLVKANLASYVKLVVPCNADAYQSASLPSQGVFRTELTQIMTQLAAFLSSSGAPFVVNIYPFLSLYQSSDFPQDYAFFEGSTHPVVDGPNTYYNAFDGNFDTLVAALGKIGYGQLPIAIGEVGWPTEGAPSANLTAARAFNQGLMNRVMNNKGTPLRPGVPPADVYLFSLFDEEQKSILPGNFERHWGIFSFDGQAKYPLNLGLGNPVLKNAREVPYLPSRWCIANPAQNLDNVANHLKLACSMADCTTLDYGGSCYGIGEKANVSYAFNSYYQQQKQDAKSCDFDGNGMITYLDPSMGECRFLVGIDDSKSSAVSSCGCGCGVCCGVWVLFFWVFMYLRMMGSV; encoded by the exons ATGGGCGCcttcgcggcggcgctgctggccCTCCTGCTGGCCGCGATGGCCGCGCccccggcggaggcggcggtcggGGTGAACTGGGGCACCCTGTCGTCCCACCGCgtcccgccgccggtggtggtggaccTGCTCCGCGCCAACCGGATCGGGAAGGTCAAGCTCTTCGACGCCGACCCGGCCGTGCTGCGCGCGCTCGCCGGCAGCGGCCTCCAGGTCATGGTCGGCGTCACcaacgccgagctcgccgccgtcgcgggatcccccgccgccgccgacgcctggGTCGCGCAGAACGTCTCGCGCTacgtcggccgcggcggcgtcgacatCCG ATACATTGCCGTGGGAAATGAGCCGTTCTTGACGAGCTACCAGGGTCAATTCCAGTCATATGTTATTCCAGCAATGACAAACATTCAGCAATCGCTGGTGAAGGCTAATCTTGCTAGCTATGTGAAGCTTGTTGTCCCATGCAATGCTGATGCTTATCAGAGTGCTTCTCTCCCATCACAAGGAGTTTTTAGGACTGAACTGACTCAGATAATGACCCAGCTCGCCGCTTTTCTCAGTTCTAGTGGAGCGCCATTTGTGGTCAATATATACCCTTTTCTCAGTCTTTATCAGAGCTCTGACTTTCCACAAGATTATGCCTTCTTCGAGGGATCTACTCACCCGGTTGTAGATGGTCCTAACACATACTACAATGCTTTTGATGGCAACTTTGACACATTAGTTGCTGCGCTGGGTAAAATTGGATATGGACAGCTACCGATTGCAATTGGTGAAGTTGGCTGGCCAACTGAAGGAGCACCGAGTGCAAACTTAACTGCAGCAAGGGCATTCAACCAAGGTCTTATGAATCGTGTTATGAACAACAAAGGAACTCCGCTTCGTCCTGGTGTACCTCCAGCTGATGTCTATCTTTTCAGCCTTTTTGATGAAGAGCAAAAGAGCATACTACCTGGAAACTTTGAGAGACACTGGGGGATCTTCTCATTTGATGGACAAGCCAAGTACCCATTGAATCTTGGTTTAGGGAATCCGGTACTTAAGAATGCTAGAGAGGTGCCATATCTTCCATCACGGTGGTGCATCGCAAACCCTGCCCAGAATCTTGATAATGTTGCAAATCACTTAAAGCTTGCTTGCTCTATGGCTGATTGTACCACACTCGACTATGGAGGTTCCTGCTATGGCATTGGAGAGAAGGCCAACGTTTCTTATGCTTTCAACAGCTACTATCAGCAACAGAAGCAGGATGCTAAGAGTTGCGATTTCGATGGGAATGGGATGATAACTtaccttgatccatccatgggcGAGTGTCGCTTTCTTGTTGGAATTGATGATAGTAAAAGCTCTGCAGTTTCCTCCTGTGGCTGCGGTTGTGGGGTTTGTTGTGGGGTGTGGGTTCTATTTTTCTGGGTGTTCATGTACCTTAGAATGATGGGTTCTGTCTGA
- the LOC112936468 gene encoding uncharacterized protein encodes MRRNTVLALVSWLMLLALFITTATASLPCRCCWLVQHPKVTCGHAYCGENCCPPTPPPSSR; translated from the exons ATGAGGAGGAACACTGTTCTTGCCCTTGTGTCCTGGCTCATGCTGCTTGCACTCTTCATCACCACCGCCACTGCATCGCTGC CTTGCAGGTGCTGCTGGCTGGTGCAGCATCCAAAGGTGACCTGTGGCCATGCCTACTGTGGCGAAAACTGCTGCCCTCCTACTCCACCGCCATCGTCGCGctga